A region of Pseudomonas putida DNA encodes the following proteins:
- a CDS encoding toprim domain-containing protein, with product MTDPVILFSDVLQSAYGLLDWLPLDDGDIHRFHVPGDKPGTLNGWYCLFADGIASGAFGSWKTGGTNTWCSREPVDAREAEQVRQRMEQARRQREAERQRRQLRAAGLAQRWWRDARRADPAHPYLVAKSIRAHGLRQRGDDLLIPLYAAGVLVNLQRIAPDGDKRFLYGGRIKGAYSPLGRITPGMPLCICEGWATGATLHASGYTVACAMNAGNLKPVALALRADHPGTEIIIAGDDDRETEAEGKGNPGRTAAHEAAVACGGLVTFPEWPADAPLSLSDFNDLAAWRCRHAPA from the coding sequence ATGACTGATCCTGTGATCTTGTTCAGCGACGTGCTCCAGTCGGCCTATGGTCTGCTCGACTGGTTACCACTGGACGATGGCGACATTCACCGCTTCCACGTCCCCGGCGACAAGCCCGGCACGCTCAATGGCTGGTACTGCCTGTTTGCTGATGGCATTGCCTCGGGCGCGTTCGGGAGCTGGAAGACGGGCGGCACCAACACTTGGTGTAGCCGTGAGCCGGTGGACGCCCGCGAAGCCGAGCAGGTGCGCCAGCGCATGGAGCAAGCCCGGCGCCAGCGGGAGGCCGAACGGCAGCGGCGCCAGCTTAGGGCGGCCGGCCTGGCGCAGCGCTGGTGGCGTGACGCCCGTCGTGCTGATCCGGCCCACCCCTACCTGGTCGCTAAGTCCATTCGAGCTCACGGTTTGCGCCAGCGTGGTGACGACCTGCTGATCCCTCTGTACGCGGCTGGTGTGCTTGTGAACCTGCAGCGGATCGCCCCAGATGGCGACAAGCGCTTCCTGTATGGCGGGCGAATCAAGGGCGCCTATTCGCCGCTGGGGCGCATCACCCCGGGCATGCCGCTGTGCATCTGCGAAGGCTGGGCTACGGGCGCCACGCTCCACGCAAGCGGCTACACGGTCGCCTGTGCGATGAACGCCGGGAACCTGAAACCGGTGGCACTGGCGCTGCGGGCCGACCACCCCGGCACCGAAATCATCATCGCCGGCGACGACGACCGCGAAACCGAGGCCGAAGGCAAGGGCAATCCGGGGCGCACAGCCGCCCATGAGGCCGCTGTCGCGTGTGGCGGTCTAGTGACCTTCCCCGAGTGGCCGGCCGACGCGCCGCTGTCCCTTTCCGACTTCAACGACCTCGCCGCCTGGAGGTGCCGTCATGCGCCCGCCTGA